A section of the Bacillus sp. HSf4 genome encodes:
- a CDS encoding YtzH-like family protein has product MGLNRENQIHLLKDILSDHQADCSGTVAECEQVERIIKSLMANTNLDGNLKGVLEDIYLYSQRGRSSNSLNDHILEHQDRLTQWVEEIGSLS; this is encoded by the coding sequence ATGGGCTTAAATCGAGAAAATCAAATTCATCTATTAAAAGACATTCTCTCAGACCACCAAGCAGATTGCTCCGGTACTGTTGCCGAATGCGAACAGGTGGAACGGATCATCAAGTCTTTAATGGCGAACACAAATCTGGACGGCAATCTGAAAGGCGTCCTTGAAGATATTTATCTGTACAGCCAGAGAGGAAGATCGTCCAATTCGCTCAACGACCACATCCTGGAGCACCAAGACCGCCTCACTCAGTGGGTGGAAGAAATCGGCTCACTTTCATGA
- a CDS encoding phosphotransferase family protein, giving the protein MNWLGQLLGSEWEISPAGGATGDAYYAEHNGQQLFLKRNSSPFLAVLSAEGIVPKLVWTKRMENGDVITAQHWLKGRELKPKDMNSQAVAEMLRKIHSSKELLDMLKRLGKQPFQPISVITQLKQFIQARQYPISQLDQALFYLEHHLEDVQSGEKVVCHCDVNHNNWLLTDQDQLYLIDWDGAMIADPAIDLGPLLYHYVEEQEWESWLERYGASLTDNLKLRMAWYVLAEAAMNTVWQKAKGNQDGFNQGLEQLHLLLQRLARSS; this is encoded by the coding sequence ATGAACTGGTTGGGACAATTACTAGGTAGCGAATGGGAGATTTCCCCCGCAGGAGGAGCTACAGGAGACGCATATTATGCAGAACATAACGGACAACAGCTTTTTTTAAAGCGAAACAGCTCTCCTTTTTTGGCTGTCCTGTCCGCGGAAGGAATTGTTCCTAAGCTCGTTTGGACAAAACGAATGGAAAACGGGGATGTGATTACAGCACAGCACTGGCTCAAAGGCAGAGAGCTGAAACCGAAGGATATGAACAGTCAGGCGGTGGCTGAAATGCTTCGGAAAATCCACAGCTCCAAAGAGCTTTTAGACATGCTGAAAAGGCTTGGAAAACAGCCTTTCCAGCCAATCTCTGTGATCACTCAATTAAAGCAGTTTATCCAGGCCCGGCAATATCCAATTTCGCAGCTGGATCAAGCGCTTTTTTATCTGGAGCATCATCTGGAAGATGTGCAGTCCGGGGAAAAAGTCGTCTGCCACTGCGATGTCAATCATAATAATTGGCTTCTAACAGATCAGGATCAACTTTATTTAATCGATTGGGATGGAGCGATGATTGCGGACCCCGCGATCGATTTGGGGCCGCTTCTTTATCACTATGTTGAAGAGCAGGAATGGGAAAGCTGGCTTGAACGCTACGGCGCCTCTTTAACGGACAATCTTAAGCTAAGAATGGCGTGGTACGTCTTGGCAGAAGCTGCGATGAATACCGTCTGGCAAAAGGCGAAAGGAAATCAGGACGGCTTCAACCAGGGGCTTGAACAGCTGCATTTGCTGTTGCAGCGGCTCGCCAGATCTTCATGA
- the pulA gene encoding type I pullulanase, whose protein sequence is MLNISRPFEAYLDEMRTITVLVSRNRTDCFGPPFLLEDEQGKESGLLIKETRELKEHRKYVLESEGPVPLGRVHKVRCRGSEWTDLQIGAVIRTAEFDQAFFYEGTLGAIYSRERTIFRVWAPSASAAMLELQSPDGTQKTVLQMVRKHKGVYEITVDGDMNGWMYMYHIYVNRERFRTADPYAKAVTANGEKGVVLDPDELKVEKHDPQAFQSPCDAVIYEAHIRDFSIHDESGMQYKGKYLALTEEHTETAGGFSTGVSYLQELGITHVEFLPFNDFAGVDELDPGTSYNWGYNPLHFNVPEGSYSLDPQGPKKRIIELKTAIQALHKNGLNVIMDAVYNHVYKREDSPFERTVPGYFFRHDEFGFPADGTGVGNDIASERLMARKFILDSIRFWLEDYDVDGIRFDLMGILDIETVRRIKQLAERVKPGVLLFGEGWDLNTPLPDGQKAALHNAGNMPGIGFFNDRFRDAVKGSTFHLEDRGFALGDVRKKAAVQDGIAGSPGFLSPQQSINYVESHDNHTFWDKMAFCLQEDQKTKRLRQRLSIAIVLLSQGVPFLHSGQEFCRTKQGNQNSYRASDQINRLDWKKRAALHGDIEYVRKLIALRKAHPAFRLRTHGEVKKHLSFLEETKEAIAYRLYHIGKIDGWNEIIVVHCPFAKQEELKLPDEKSYLLYCDPFTFFQEMVPVSGWLQLNGIGTYVLYEPKGIF, encoded by the coding sequence ATGCTGAATATCAGCCGCCCTTTTGAAGCTTATCTGGATGAGATGCGCACAATCACCGTATTGGTTTCGCGAAACCGGACTGATTGCTTTGGCCCGCCTTTCCTGCTTGAAGATGAACAGGGAAAGGAGAGCGGGCTTTTGATAAAGGAAACGCGAGAACTGAAAGAGCACCGCAAATATGTGCTGGAAAGCGAAGGACCCGTTCCTTTGGGGCGGGTCCATAAAGTCCGCTGCCGAGGAAGCGAATGGACGGATCTGCAGATCGGAGCCGTCATCAGAACGGCGGAATTTGATCAAGCTTTTTTTTACGAAGGCACACTGGGCGCCATTTATTCCAGAGAACGGACCATATTCAGAGTGTGGGCGCCGAGTGCCTCCGCAGCTATGCTTGAACTCCAAAGCCCCGATGGAACGCAAAAAACGGTGCTTCAAATGGTCCGAAAACATAAAGGTGTTTATGAAATCACCGTCGATGGCGATATGAACGGCTGGATGTATATGTATCACATTTATGTCAATCGAGAACGGTTTAGGACGGCCGATCCGTATGCAAAGGCCGTGACGGCCAACGGTGAAAAAGGAGTTGTCCTTGATCCCGACGAGTTAAAAGTCGAAAAGCACGATCCTCAAGCTTTTCAAAGTCCGTGTGATGCCGTTATTTATGAAGCGCATATCCGCGATTTCTCGATTCATGATGAGAGCGGCATGCAGTATAAGGGGAAATATTTAGCGTTAACAGAAGAACATACCGAAACGGCCGGCGGTTTCTCAACAGGGGTATCCTATTTGCAAGAACTCGGGATCACCCATGTCGAATTCCTCCCTTTCAACGACTTTGCCGGGGTTGACGAGCTTGATCCGGGGACATCATATAATTGGGGTTACAATCCCCTCCATTTTAACGTGCCTGAAGGAAGCTATTCCCTTGATCCTCAAGGTCCGAAAAAGCGGATCATCGAGCTCAAAACCGCGATCCAGGCGCTGCACAAAAACGGGCTGAACGTCATCATGGATGCCGTATACAACCATGTTTACAAGAGGGAGGATTCCCCTTTTGAAAGAACGGTTCCGGGGTATTTTTTCCGTCACGATGAATTCGGCTTTCCCGCTGACGGAACGGGTGTGGGAAATGACATCGCCTCAGAGCGGCTGATGGCTAGGAAATTTATACTCGACTCCATCCGCTTCTGGCTGGAAGACTATGATGTCGACGGGATTCGCTTTGATTTAATGGGCATCTTAGACATCGAAACGGTTCGCCGGATCAAACAGCTTGCCGAGCGTGTCAAACCGGGGGTGCTGCTGTTCGGTGAAGGCTGGGATTTGAACACGCCGCTTCCAGACGGACAAAAGGCAGCGCTCCACAATGCGGGGAATATGCCGGGGATCGGCTTTTTCAACGACCGATTCAGGGATGCCGTAAAGGGGAGCACGTTCCACCTTGAAGACCGCGGATTTGCGTTGGGAGATGTCCGGAAGAAAGCGGCGGTTCAGGATGGAATCGCCGGTTCCCCAGGCTTTTTATCGCCGCAACAGTCGATCAATTATGTCGAATCTCATGACAACCATACCTTTTGGGATAAGATGGCTTTCTGTTTGCAGGAAGATCAAAAGACCAAACGGCTCAGACAGCGGCTTTCCATCGCGATCGTCCTTCTGTCGCAAGGTGTCCCGTTTCTTCATAGCGGACAGGAGTTTTGCCGTACAAAGCAGGGGAATCAAAACAGCTACAGAGCAAGCGATCAGATCAATCGGCTCGATTGGAAAAAAAGAGCGGCGCTTCATGGGGATATAGAATATGTGCGAAAATTGATTGCCCTGCGGAAAGCCCATCCTGCTTTTCGCCTCCGAACACACGGAGAGGTCAAGAAACACCTTTCTTTTTTGGAAGAAACGAAAGAGGCGATCGCTTACAGGCTGTATCATATTGGAAAGATTGACGGCTGGAATGAAATCATTGTCGTCCACTGTCCATTTGCGAAACAGGAAGAGCTGAAGCTTCCGGATGAGAAAAGCTATTTGTTATACTGCGATCCTTTTACATTTTTTCAGGAGATGGTCCCGGTCAGCGGATGGCTTCAGCTGAACGGCATCGGTACGTATGTTCTTTACGAACCAAAAGGGATTTTTTAG
- a CDS encoding YegS/Rv2252/BmrU family lipid kinase encodes MSEWYIIINPKAGNSAALRVWKSLQKELQKANISYRSFLTQHQGHAEVLARQISTIQDDRLKRLLVIGGDGTIHEVLNGLVSLGDIQLSVIPAGSANDFKRGFSVKKSDVFKGMKRGGHSLTRTYALGGFRTKDSVHELYFVNHLSLGFDACFLKKMSDMPKWTFFFRLNHLIQPLLFLATAFTFKPFVLSYESGAEQRTFKKIWFASVSNHPYYGGGMKIAPNANPREEQLDVMIIEDLPALKKAGLLFAMMFGKHIGKKGVTSFKTKDIYFHTNERVLFQADGELIGSTPVFVKTGTESLRLKA; translated from the coding sequence ATGAGTGAATGGTATATCATCATCAATCCGAAAGCCGGAAACTCAGCGGCTCTCAGAGTATGGAAATCATTGCAGAAAGAACTCCAAAAAGCAAACATATCGTATCGCTCGTTTTTGACTCAGCATCAGGGACATGCCGAAGTGCTGGCGAGGCAAATATCGACGATACAGGATGACAGACTGAAACGTCTGCTCGTCATCGGCGGCGACGGCACCATTCACGAAGTCTTGAACGGATTGGTCAGCCTGGGAGATATTCAGCTGAGCGTCATACCCGCAGGCTCGGCAAATGACTTTAAGCGCGGATTTTCTGTTAAAAAATCGGACGTATTCAAGGGAATGAAACGGGGCGGACACTCGCTGACCCGCACTTATGCGCTCGGCGGTTTCCGGACAAAAGATAGTGTACATGAACTTTACTTTGTCAATCATCTCAGTTTAGGTTTTGACGCCTGTTTTCTCAAGAAAATGTCTGATATGCCGAAGTGGACGTTCTTTTTCCGGCTGAATCACCTGATTCAGCCGCTGTTGTTCTTAGCCACCGCTTTTACGTTCAAACCGTTTGTCCTGTCCTATGAAAGCGGTGCTGAACAACGGACGTTTAAAAAAATCTGGTTTGCATCTGTTTCCAATCACCCATACTACGGCGGAGGAATGAAGATTGCGCCAAACGCAAATCCTCGGGAGGAGCAGTTGGATGTGATGATCATTGAAGATCTCCCGGCGCTGAAAAAAGCCGGGCTGTTGTTTGCGATGATGTTTGGCAAACATATCGGAAAAAAAGGGGTCACCTCGTTTAAAACGAAAGACATCTATTTTCATACCAATGAGAGAGTGCTTTTCCAAGCGGACGGAGAATTGATCGGTTCAACACCTGTTTTTGTGAAAACCGGGACGGAATCTCTCCGCTTAAAAGCATAA
- the thpR gene encoding RNA 2',3'-cyclic phosphodiesterase, translating to MPAKPHYFIGIPFPAELAEPLHQTISGRPELSFHRWVHPLDYHFTLVFLGPAGKEQLSALEKKLALISDETPPFALCLKQLGTFGKPSEPRILHVEPEHSAPLFQLRERVKQAAAAAGFDIEKRPFHPHMTVARKWKGSAPFSGCLEPLEGGISFTARQCTLFQTHLDRLPKYEHKAVFLFGNGEQIRKQDSEMNSDGTDC from the coding sequence ATGCCAGCAAAACCGCATTATTTTATCGGAATCCCTTTTCCGGCTGAGCTTGCAGAGCCGTTACATCAAACGATCAGCGGCCGTCCGGAACTTTCTTTTCATAGATGGGTGCATCCTTTAGATTATCATTTTACCCTCGTCTTTCTCGGACCAGCGGGTAAGGAGCAGCTTTCCGCGCTGGAGAAGAAGCTTGCGCTTATTTCTGATGAAACGCCTCCTTTTGCGCTCTGTTTAAAACAGCTCGGGACCTTTGGAAAACCGTCAGAGCCGAGGATTCTTCATGTAGAACCGGAGCATTCCGCCCCCCTTTTTCAGCTGAGGGAACGCGTCAAGCAAGCCGCGGCTGCTGCCGGTTTTGACATTGAGAAACGGCCTTTCCACCCGCATATGACTGTCGCCAGGAAGTGGAAAGGCTCCGCTCCGTTTAGCGGGTGCCTGGAGCCGCTTGAAGGCGGGATTTCATTCACTGCCCGGCAGTGCACCCTTTTTCAGACTCATTTAGACAGGCTTCCCAAATATGAACATAAAGCCGTTTTTCTGTTCGGCAACGGGGAGCAAATCAGAAAGCAGGATTCGGAGATGAACAGCGATGGCACAGATTGTTAA
- the cysK gene encoding cysteine synthase A, which yields MKDVQNIAELIGDTPLVKLNRVQPEHAAQVYVKLESFNPSGSVKDRAAYQMILDAEERGLLKPGSTIIEPTSGNTGIGLAMNAAARGYKAILVMPDTMTKERINLLKAYGAEVVLTPGDERMPGSIKKAQELAEEIPGSFIPMQFDNKANPDAHRKTTALEIARAIEEIGKPLAAFVATAGTGGTITGTGETLKELFPDITVHVAEPAGSPVLSGGKPGKHKLVGTSPGFIPNILNEDVYDEILKITDEEAYEMTRRLAREEGILVGPSSGAACFAAVETAKKLPPGKIVVCMTADTGERYLSSDLFSFSEA from the coding sequence GTGAAAGATGTGCAGAACATCGCGGAATTAATCGGGGATACGCCGCTCGTCAAATTAAACCGGGTGCAGCCTGAACACGCGGCGCAAGTTTATGTAAAGCTTGAATCCTTTAATCCAAGCGGCAGTGTGAAAGACCGGGCCGCTTATCAAATGATTCTTGATGCAGAAGAAAGAGGCCTTCTCAAACCAGGCTCTACAATCATTGAGCCGACAAGCGGAAACACGGGGATCGGGCTGGCTATGAATGCGGCCGCGAGAGGCTACAAAGCGATTCTTGTTATGCCTGATACGATGACGAAAGAACGGATCAACCTTTTAAAAGCCTATGGCGCGGAGGTCGTTCTGACTCCAGGGGACGAAAGAATGCCGGGGAGCATCAAAAAAGCGCAGGAGCTTGCAGAAGAGATCCCCGGAAGCTTTATACCGATGCAGTTTGACAATAAAGCCAACCCTGATGCGCACAGAAAAACAACAGCTTTGGAAATTGCCCGGGCAATAGAAGAAATCGGCAAACCGCTTGCGGCTTTTGTAGCAACTGCGGGGACGGGCGGAACGATAACCGGAACGGGTGAAACCCTGAAAGAGCTGTTCCCGGACATTACCGTTCATGTGGCAGAGCCGGCCGGCTCCCCTGTTTTGTCAGGAGGCAAACCGGGCAAGCACAAACTCGTCGGGACAAGCCCCGGCTTCATTCCGAATATTTTAAATGAGGATGTCTATGACGAAATATTAAAAATTACGGATGAAGAAGCTTATGAGATGACGCGCAGATTGGCGCGTGAAGAAGGAATTCTCGTCGGACCTTCTTCAGGAGCTGCCTGCTTCGCTGCCGTTGAAACCGCAAAAAAACTGCCGCCGGGAAAAATTGTCGTCTGCATGACAGCCGACACCGGAGAACGCTACTTATCGAGCGATCTATTTTCTTTTTCTGAAGCTTGA
- a CDS encoding MFS transporter, with protein MNKRFYSFYFLFFFGYGAFYPLLSVYLKDAVHLSGGQIGLIMSISPVVMIFIQPVWGLMSDLTRRPTALLTTALLLTALFTLLFSLSASYEVLIVAMIFLAACQSAVVPLSDSIALGFSEKSGVPYGSIRLWGALGFAGAVFFMGNLAETFHLALIFYTYVVFLILSAFFSARLPKENKAMNISLRAGIKELFKLKKYFLFLTAAFFMMGPTLAHNIYFGIYIQEIGGTLAGVGIAFLIAAGSEAPFMKAASRLIQRFGIEKVLMFAILISSLRWIFYYAAPSLPLVYATCIVQGFSVGLFIPAALQYVRKIAPDHLGATAISLYTAVGNGLGNWFCTFMGGLIYERSSALYVYLFFGILSTLSFLLIAGMYILSKKAAAVQSSVSS; from the coding sequence ATGAACAAACGGTTTTATTCTTTTTATTTTTTGTTCTTTTTTGGCTATGGGGCGTTTTATCCGCTTTTGTCCGTTTATTTGAAAGATGCCGTCCATTTGTCCGGCGGCCAAATCGGCTTGATCATGTCGATCAGCCCCGTCGTGATGATTTTCATCCAGCCTGTTTGGGGATTGATGAGCGATCTGACGAGGAGACCGACCGCATTGCTGACGACTGCATTATTGTTGACCGCATTGTTCACACTGCTATTTTCCCTGTCCGCATCTTATGAGGTCTTGATCGTGGCGATGATTTTCCTGGCTGCATGTCAGAGCGCTGTCGTTCCGCTTTCAGACAGCATTGCACTCGGCTTTTCTGAAAAGTCCGGGGTCCCCTACGGATCAATCCGGCTGTGGGGGGCGCTCGGTTTTGCGGGAGCCGTTTTCTTTATGGGCAATCTGGCTGAAACCTTTCATCTGGCACTCATTTTTTATACGTATGTTGTTTTTTTAATCTTGTCGGCTTTCTTTTCTGCAAGGCTCCCAAAAGAAAATAAAGCGATGAACATCAGTTTGAGGGCCGGAATCAAAGAACTCTTTAAGCTGAAGAAGTATTTTCTGTTTTTGACGGCAGCTTTTTTTATGATGGGCCCTACTTTAGCCCATAATATTTATTTCGGAATCTATATTCAGGAAATCGGCGGAACGCTCGCGGGAGTGGGGATCGCTTTTTTAATTGCGGCGGGCAGTGAAGCCCCTTTCATGAAAGCAGCAAGCCGTTTGATTCAGCGGTTTGGGATTGAAAAAGTTTTGATGTTTGCCATTCTCATCTCCTCGCTCCGCTGGATATTCTATTATGCTGCGCCTTCGCTGCCGCTCGTATATGCGACATGCATCGTGCAGGGATTTTCCGTCGGCTTGTTCATTCCCGCTGCCCTGCAGTATGTCAGAAAGATTGCGCCGGATCATTTAGGCGCGACGGCGATCAGTTTATATACAGCCGTCGGAAACGGTTTGGGGAACTGGTTTTGCACATTTATGGGCGGGCTCATCTATGAGCGTTCTTCCGCGCTTTATGTTTACTTGTTCTTTGGCATATTATCCACGCTGTCTTTTTTGCTGATCGCAGGCATGTATATCCTGTCGAAGAAAGCTGCCGCCGTACAATCATCGGTTTCCTCCTAA
- the pepV gene encoding dipeptidase PepV, which yields MNWEQEVSKRKNEIVRDIQNFLKINSVLDEATASPEKPFGEGIHQCLTTLLEKGEENGFTVKNLDGYAGHIEWGEGDDIIGVLCHIDVVPPGDGWTSDPFAADIRDGRIYARGALDDKGPTMAAFHALKIVKEMNLPLSKRVRIIIGTDEESDWRCVEHYFKHEDMPSAGFAPDADFPIIYAEKGLIDAALKIKCPAADPGADLVLKSFGSGRRLNMVPDDAEAVLAGPITSDFEESFTSFVKEKHADGRLLKEGDTAVLKVHGKSAHAMEPDNGVNAGLVLAEFLHTQALDGAGLHFVETVTNAFAGDTRGKKIGIAATDQISGDLTLNVGRLSYANGKGGEIGINIRYPVTGESGCVKNALESMPGTELVSFKDSKPHYVPKDHELIQTLQRVYEEQTGKKAELISIGGATYARSLQAGVAFGPLFPGRPDVAHQKDEYMEVDDLLQSVSLYAQAIYELAK from the coding sequence ATGAACTGGGAACAAGAAGTATCAAAAAGAAAGAATGAGATTGTCCGGGATATTCAAAATTTCTTGAAAATCAACAGCGTCCTTGATGAAGCGACGGCAAGCCCTGAAAAGCCGTTCGGAGAAGGAATCCATCAATGCTTGACAACGCTTTTGGAAAAAGGTGAAGAAAACGGCTTCACGGTGAAAAATCTTGATGGGTATGCAGGTCATATTGAATGGGGGGAAGGAGACGACATCATTGGAGTGCTGTGTCATATCGATGTCGTCCCCCCTGGAGACGGATGGACGAGTGACCCGTTTGCCGCCGACATCAGAGATGGACGGATATACGCAAGGGGAGCGCTCGATGACAAAGGACCGACAATGGCCGCGTTTCACGCGCTGAAAATCGTCAAAGAAATGAATCTGCCTTTATCAAAGCGGGTCAGAATCATTATTGGAACGGATGAAGAAAGCGATTGGAGATGTGTGGAACATTATTTTAAACATGAAGACATGCCTTCAGCCGGTTTTGCGCCTGATGCTGATTTTCCGATCATTTATGCTGAAAAAGGACTGATTGATGCGGCTTTGAAAATAAAATGTCCCGCGGCTGATCCAGGAGCTGATCTGGTTCTGAAGTCATTCGGATCAGGCCGCCGCTTAAACATGGTGCCTGATGATGCAGAAGCTGTTCTGGCCGGGCCGATCACAAGCGATTTTGAAGAATCTTTCACCTCTTTCGTCAAGGAAAAACATGCCGATGGACGGCTGCTTAAGGAAGGTGATACGGCAGTTTTAAAGGTGCACGGCAAATCAGCCCACGCGATGGAACCCGATAACGGGGTCAACGCAGGTCTTGTTTTGGCAGAGTTTTTACATACACAGGCGCTTGATGGAGCCGGCCTCCATTTTGTCGAAACGGTCACCAATGCTTTCGCTGGTGACACGAGAGGGAAAAAGATCGGGATTGCCGCAACCGATCAGATCAGCGGAGATTTGACATTAAATGTCGGCCGGCTGTCTTATGCAAATGGCAAAGGCGGCGAGATCGGCATCAATATCCGCTATCCGGTAACAGGGGAGAGCGGCTGTGTGAAAAACGCGCTTGAGAGCATGCCAGGGACGGAGCTTGTCAGCTTTAAAGACAGCAAGCCCCACTATGTGCCAAAAGATCATGAGTTGATTCAAACGCTTCAGCGCGTTTATGAGGAGCAGACAGGAAAGAAAGCGGAATTAATCTCGATCGGCGGTGCGACATACGCCAGGTCCTTACAAGCCGGAGTCGCGTTCGGACCGCTTTTCCCGGGCCGGCCTGACGTCGCCCACCAAAAGGACGAATACATGGAAGTGGATGATCTGTTGCAGTCAGTTTCCCTTTATGCCCAGGCGATATACGAACTGGCAAAATAA
- a CDS encoding NCS2 family permease has product MFNIKENQTTVKKEILAGLTTFFTMVYIVVVNPGILSGTGVPFDQVFTATIIAAVVGTLWMALAANFPIAIAPGMGLNAYFAVSVVGSSNGEISYQTAFSAVFTAGILFIILSLTPLRKQLIEAIPANLKYGITAGIGLFIAFVGLRGAGIITANKANLVGLGDLRSPEVILTLIGLAFSVILMVMNVNGALFFGMVLTGLIAFFTGQLSFAQGVLSLPHLPEKLIVTNPFAAFGDVIHYGLYSVVFSFLLVTIFDTTGTMIGVAEQAGLMKKGKLPNARKALLADSTATTIGAMFGTSPTTAYIESSAGVAAGGRTGLTSLTVAVLFGAALFFSPLVSAVSGIAAITSPALIIVGSMMIGAVTNIRWKELDEAFPAFLVILAMPLTSSIATGISLGFISYPIVKAAKGKWRDIHPLVLVFAILFFIHLFFLEGH; this is encoded by the coding sequence ATGTTTAACATAAAAGAAAACCAAACCACTGTTAAAAAAGAAATACTTGCCGGCCTTACAACATTTTTTACGATGGTTTATATCGTCGTCGTCAATCCCGGCATTCTCTCAGGCACAGGTGTCCCTTTTGACCAGGTGTTCACCGCTACGATTATTGCCGCAGTCGTCGGAACGCTTTGGATGGCGCTGGCCGCAAACTTTCCGATCGCGATTGCGCCGGGCATGGGGCTCAACGCCTATTTTGCGGTTTCAGTCGTCGGCTCATCAAATGGCGAGATTTCGTATCAGACGGCATTCAGCGCTGTCTTCACAGCGGGTATTCTCTTTATTATCTTATCGCTAACACCGCTTAGAAAACAACTGATCGAAGCCATCCCGGCCAATTTAAAATACGGCATTACAGCGGGAATCGGCCTGTTCATCGCGTTTGTCGGCTTAAGAGGAGCGGGTATTATTACGGCAAACAAAGCGAATTTAGTCGGACTCGGCGACTTGCGCTCCCCTGAAGTGATCCTAACATTGATCGGACTCGCTTTTTCCGTCATCCTGATGGTCATGAATGTAAACGGAGCCCTGTTTTTCGGGATGGTGTTGACCGGGCTGATCGCCTTTTTCACCGGGCAGCTGAGCTTTGCCCAAGGGGTTCTGTCACTGCCCCATCTGCCGGAAAAACTGATTGTCACAAACCCTTTCGCCGCCTTCGGCGATGTCATCCATTACGGCCTCTACTCGGTTGTCTTCTCTTTTCTCTTGGTAACGATTTTTGATACGACAGGGACGATGATCGGTGTTGCCGAACAGGCGGGGCTGATGAAAAAAGGCAAGCTGCCGAACGCGAGAAAAGCGCTGCTTGCCGATTCAACAGCGACGACGATCGGCGCCATGTTCGGGACAAGCCCGACAACCGCCTATATCGAGTCATCGGCTGGAGTTGCCGCAGGCGGAAGAACGGGGCTTACATCGTTGACAGTCGCCGTCCTCTTTGGTGCGGCACTGTTTTTCAGTCCGCTTGTCAGCGCCGTCTCAGGCATTGCCGCCATTACGTCCCCGGCATTGATCATTGTCGGAAGCATGATGATCGGAGCTGTCACAAACATCCGCTGGAAAGAGCTTGATGAAGCATTCCCGGCTTTTCTCGTCATCTTGGCAATGCCACTGACATCCAGCATCGCAACAGGCATCTCGCTTGGATTTATCTCATACCCAATTGTTAAAGCGGCAAAAGGAAAATGGCGTGACATCCATCCGCTTGTCTTAGTGTTTGCGATTCTATTTTTCATACACCTCTTCTTTTTAGAAGGACATTAA
- a CDS encoding ABC transporter permease: MNGQSLFRSRLKADYRYQLRVLNLVIDWTVWLYIVLPGIAILVYQYIKWVNGGAVTQHEWHAGMVLLIPALFTLFGSVRTFLMEADQLYLLQKKTVIFEMKVCGFVYCLSLQLCKWLLLIAVCAPVYINKLQMDLSVCIAVFFFYLCINLFMISLKQLHLKRPPRLKYRLLHAGEVLLVLICASFAVLSASMYVLIGVALVLAVAAVYSIMASLKDLFLFYDQVDAETKHKLKLAAFFLSFNQDGTIPKPGKTTRAKKPRLFFRKSQPLFQTRTVQNGCREVFFKVMLRHPDYKRQLIRLISIFTALILLGPVWLKAIALLIFAAAYRNLVAIQFDKVMERSYLLGADHDSTAYREARRSCINWLFFPGLIWCCVNLAVSLLFKAPSSF; the protein is encoded by the coding sequence ATGAATGGACAATCACTGTTTCGAAGCAGGCTCAAGGCGGATTATCGGTATCAGCTCCGCGTCCTGAACCTGGTGATTGACTGGACGGTTTGGCTGTATATCGTTTTGCCCGGTATCGCGATTTTAGTCTATCAGTATATCAAATGGGTGAATGGCGGAGCTGTGACGCAGCATGAATGGCATGCGGGGATGGTTTTACTGATCCCGGCGCTTTTTACGCTGTTTGGATCGGTGCGGACGTTTCTGATGGAAGCGGATCAGCTGTATCTTTTACAGAAAAAAACCGTCATTTTTGAGATGAAAGTATGCGGGTTTGTTTATTGCCTGTCGCTTCAGCTTTGCAAATGGCTGTTGTTAATCGCGGTTTGTGCTCCTGTTTACATCAATAAGTTGCAGATGGATCTGTCAGTTTGTATCGCTGTTTTCTTTTTCTATCTCTGTATCAATCTGTTCATGATTAGTTTAAAACAGCTGCACCTCAAAAGGCCGCCCCGCTTGAAATACCGGCTATTGCATGCGGGAGAGGTGCTGCTCGTTTTGATCTGCGCTTCGTTCGCCGTTCTATCCGCTTCTATGTATGTGCTTATAGGGGTCGCACTGGTGCTGGCTGTGGCGGCGGTGTACAGCATCATGGCTTCGCTTAAGGATCTGTTTCTTTTTTACGATCAAGTTGATGCTGAGACGAAGCACAAGCTGAAGCTGGCTGCATTTTTCTTATCTTTTAACCAGGATGGCACCATCCCCAAGCCCGGGAAAACAACGAGGGCGAAAAAGCCGAGGCTGTTTTTTAGAAAGTCTCAGCCCCTTTTTCAAACGCGAACGGTGCAAAATGGCTGCCGGGAAGTGTTTTTCAAAGTGATGCTGCGCCATCCCGATTATAAAAGACAGCTCATTCGACTGATCAGCATTTTTACGGCGCTGATTCTGTTAGGGCCGGTCTGGCTGAAAGCGATAGCCCTTTTGATTTTTGCCGCCGCTTACCGAAATCTGGTGGCCATCCAGTTTGACAAGGTGATGGAACGCTCTTATTTATTGGGGGCGGATCATGACAGCACCGCTTATCGTGAAGCAAGGCGCAGCTGTATCAATTGGCTGTTTTTCCCGGGGCTCATCTGGTGCTGTGTCAACCTGGCCGTCAGCCTATTGTTCAAAGCTCCGTCTTCTTTTTAA